The following coding sequences lie in one Paraburkholderia largidicola genomic window:
- a CDS encoding CaiB/BaiF CoA transferase family protein — MSAPLEGIRVIDFTRVLAGPHCTKTLLDLGATVTKIEPPSGDIGRVSMPHIGDMSLYYVQQNAGKRNVSLDLNFPEARSIMVDMCRDADIIVENFRPGTLNRFGLGYEQVRAFNPSVIYASLSGYGQSTSWRNRPAFAPTVQAESGLTDIVQHHFGDALTEVRNDACSHADMYTGLHGVIGILAALAHRARTGEGQHVDVSMAATMLSVNERVGAQLSEIDTEGEPIILSAPDSHIFDLPDGRQLTIAGSPIYTPMFSRYCAMMRRNDLLSDPRFGTALLRRQNVAVLLAEVRAWILTFNDLDLLQTQVSEAGLAIGVVRSVNEFADSEWVQEWGALVDVDDRSGGTTRMPGAPWHFSQSELPQPGSPAFQGEHNAEVLAERKLSAAFIRDLQERGILLSRPGPTRPFD; from the coding sequence ATGTCAGCACCGCTCGAAGGTATTCGTGTGATCGATTTCACGCGTGTGCTGGCCGGACCGCATTGCACCAAGACGCTCCTCGATCTTGGCGCGACCGTGACCAAGATCGAACCGCCCTCCGGCGATATCGGCCGCGTGAGCATGCCGCATATCGGCGACATGTCGCTGTATTACGTGCAGCAGAACGCGGGCAAGCGCAACGTGAGCCTCGATCTCAACTTTCCGGAGGCACGCTCGATCATGGTCGACATGTGCCGCGACGCGGACATCATCGTCGAAAATTTTCGTCCAGGGACGCTGAACCGCTTTGGCCTCGGCTACGAACAGGTGCGCGCGTTCAACCCGTCCGTGATCTACGCGTCCTTGAGCGGCTATGGACAATCGACCTCGTGGCGCAACCGGCCTGCGTTCGCGCCGACCGTGCAGGCCGAGTCGGGACTGACGGACATCGTCCAGCACCATTTCGGCGATGCGCTGACGGAAGTCCGCAACGATGCATGCAGCCACGCCGACATGTACACGGGACTTCACGGCGTGATCGGCATTCTGGCCGCGCTGGCGCATCGCGCGCGAACCGGCGAGGGACAACACGTCGATGTCTCGATGGCCGCGACCATGCTATCGGTCAACGAACGGGTGGGCGCACAACTATCGGAAATCGACACCGAGGGCGAGCCGATCATTCTCTCGGCGCCCGATTCGCACATCTTCGATTTGCCCGATGGACGCCAACTCACCATCGCGGGCAGCCCGATCTACACGCCGATGTTTTCGCGTTACTGCGCGATGATGCGTCGCAACGATCTGCTGAGCGACCCACGCTTCGGCACGGCGCTTTTGCGGCGGCAGAACGTTGCCGTTTTGCTGGCCGAAGTCCGCGCGTGGATTCTCACGTTCAACGATCTGGATCTGCTCCAGACGCAGGTCAGCGAAGCGGGACTGGCCATTGGCGTGGTCCGCAGCGTCAACGAGTTCGCCGATTCGGAGTGGGTGCAGGAATGGGGCGCGCTGGTCGATGTCGACGACAGATCGGGCGGCACGACACGCATGCCCGGCGCGCCGTGGCATTTCAGCCAGTCCGAGTTGCCGCAACCGGGCAGCCCCGCTTTCCAGGGCGAGCATAACGCCGAAGTGCTTGCCGAGCGCAAGCTCAGCGCAGCGTTCATTCGGGATTTACAGGAACGCGGAATTCTTCTCAGCAGGCCCGGCCCCACGCGCCCGTTCGACTGA
- a CDS encoding enoyl-CoA hydratase/isomerase family protein, with the protein MTTVKIEMDGAVGIVSLAKPPHNLIDDAMIADLLAAYRSAVAEGARAIILKSDMRHFSAGAEMSSFTDGKTVIQHDADQFLEFLDVLENAPVPTVAAVHGAALGGGLELALTCDMIVAADTAYFGQVENIVGLIPLLGGTQRLVQRAGVVRAKEIALIGRRHSAEAFERWGIINHVVPEGELQTAAMSFARQLAAGPTKVLNGIKQQANLAASGGVRSADLEQINLNNMIWKTGDRERGFASFFATGPATAEFKGD; encoded by the coding sequence ATGACCACAGTAAAGATTGAAATGGATGGCGCCGTCGGAATCGTTTCACTCGCCAAGCCACCGCACAACCTGATCGACGACGCGATGATCGCGGATCTGCTCGCCGCGTATCGCAGTGCAGTCGCCGAAGGCGCCCGCGCGATCATTCTCAAAAGCGACATGCGCCACTTTTCCGCTGGCGCGGAGATGAGCTCATTTACCGATGGCAAGACGGTGATCCAGCACGACGCCGATCAATTCCTCGAGTTCCTCGACGTGCTGGAGAACGCACCCGTCCCGACCGTCGCCGCGGTTCACGGCGCAGCGCTTGGCGGCGGCCTCGAACTGGCGCTCACCTGCGACATGATCGTCGCTGCGGACACGGCTTACTTCGGCCAGGTCGAGAACATCGTGGGCCTGATTCCGCTGCTCGGCGGGACGCAACGACTCGTTCAGCGAGCGGGCGTCGTGCGCGCCAAGGAAATCGCGCTGATCGGGCGCCGGCATTCTGCAGAAGCATTCGAACGCTGGGGAATCATCAATCACGTCGTGCCCGAAGGCGAACTGCAGACTGCCGCGATGTCGTTCGCCCGCCAACTGGCGGCAGGCCCGACCAAAGTCCTCAACGGCATCAAGCAGCAGGCCAATCTCGCGGCCAGCGGCGGCGTGCGCAGCGCAGACCTGGAACAGATCAATCTCAACAACATGATCTGGAAGACGGGCGATCGCGAACGCGGTTTCGCTTCGTTCTTTGCGACCGGGCCCGCCACGGCCGAATTCAAGGGAGATTGA
- a CDS encoding c-type cytochrome: protein MLPFRSRVTTIVATVAALFLLLPAAGLAFMYSGVYDVSASSKDNPIVAKLLHGTYEASLHRHAGSDVAPGDLLSFENIRSGARMYDSTCAVCHGAPDRPLSPIGQGIQPAAPSLLSASRRNKPELMFWTIKHGVNMTAMPSFGKTQSDQALWQVAAFIYAERGISKDKYEQLAHGNAQVDNTGVSLKGPTPEPGNE, encoded by the coding sequence ATGTTGCCCTTTCGTTCCCGAGTTACGACGATTGTCGCCACCGTTGCAGCGTTGTTCCTGCTGCTCCCCGCTGCAGGTTTGGCCTTCATGTATTCCGGGGTGTACGACGTCTCGGCAAGCTCCAAAGACAACCCGATCGTAGCGAAGCTGCTGCATGGAACGTACGAAGCCTCGTTGCACCGGCACGCCGGGTCCGACGTCGCGCCGGGCGACCTGCTGTCGTTTGAAAACATTCGTTCAGGTGCGCGGATGTACGACTCCACCTGCGCCGTCTGCCACGGTGCGCCCGACCGGCCATTGAGTCCCATCGGACAGGGTATTCAGCCCGCCGCGCCGTCGCTCCTGTCTGCCAGCCGCCGCAACAAGCCCGAGTTGATGTTCTGGACGATCAAGCACGGCGTGAACATGACGGCTATGCCTTCGTTCGGGAAGACGCAGTCGGACCAGGCGCTTTGGCAAGTGGCCGCGTTTATCTACGCCGAGCGCGGAATATCGAAGGATAAATACGAGCAGCTCGCACACGGCAACGCCCAGGTTGACAACACGGGCGTATCTCTCAAAGGTCCGACACCGGAGCCTGGTAATGAGTGA
- a CDS encoding AraC family transcriptional regulator, which yields MFATEVRPIVRPPKMITPLHPDLDAPTQSLLGLAALAAELAAEGVSVNKLFAGTGVHANQLEDSQARISHRQRLAIYRNAQRLATRADVGLLAGARQRISDFGIYGYAMVSSTTFGDALKFSVENVRMAGAVLQISYSTEGNTGILRSHGLASLGDMLPFVAEFWRSSMTVLFSRVLEAPFPSKRMVMAYPAPPHWRNYERMFDCPVEFGADTMEWHFDVHVLDRPCPNANPITAQICQQLCDRILEERDGLPELPRQIRMACLNAPGVFPSAEKMAAQLGMSLRTLHRRLAEDNYSYQALLNDVRRSLAIEFLENTRLPIDQVAERIGFSDAASFRRSFRKWTGNSPSVYRKGMDAEG from the coding sequence ATGTTCGCAACTGAAGTGAGGCCTATCGTGCGACCACCAAAAATGATCACGCCGTTGCATCCGGATCTCGACGCGCCGACGCAGAGTCTTTTGGGCCTTGCTGCGCTCGCCGCCGAACTGGCCGCAGAAGGCGTTTCCGTCAACAAACTGTTCGCGGGTACGGGCGTTCACGCCAATCAACTGGAGGATTCGCAGGCGAGAATTTCGCATCGTCAGCGGCTCGCCATTTATCGAAACGCCCAACGGCTTGCAACGAGAGCGGATGTGGGATTGCTTGCGGGTGCGCGTCAGAGGATCAGTGACTTCGGCATCTATGGCTATGCCATGGTCAGCAGTACGACCTTTGGAGACGCCCTGAAATTCAGCGTCGAAAATGTCAGGATGGCTGGCGCAGTGTTGCAGATCAGCTATTCCACAGAGGGGAACACGGGCATTCTGCGCAGCCACGGACTCGCATCGTTAGGCGACATGTTGCCGTTCGTCGCCGAGTTCTGGCGAAGCTCGATGACGGTGTTGTTCAGCCGGGTGCTGGAAGCGCCTTTTCCGTCGAAGCGGATGGTCATGGCCTATCCGGCGCCGCCGCATTGGCGAAACTACGAAAGGATGTTCGACTGTCCCGTGGAGTTCGGCGCCGACACGATGGAATGGCATTTCGACGTGCATGTACTGGACCGTCCGTGTCCGAATGCGAATCCGATTACGGCACAAATCTGCCAGCAACTTTGCGATCGCATTCTCGAAGAACGCGATGGCCTTCCTGAACTCCCGCGGCAGATCCGCATGGCCTGCCTCAACGCACCGGGCGTGTTCCCATCCGCGGAGAAGATGGCCGCGCAGCTTGGCATGTCGCTTCGAACCTTGCATCGACGGCTGGCTGAGGATAACTACTCGTACCAGGCCTTGTTGAACGATGTGCGCCGGTCGCTCGCCATCGAATTTCTGGAAAATACGAGGCTTCCCATCGATCAAGTCGCCGAGCGTATTGGATTTTCGGATGCGGCGAGCTTTCGCCGGTCTTTCAGAAAGTGGACGGGGAATTCGCCTAGCGTGTATCGGAAGGGGATGGACGCGGAAGGGTGA
- a CDS encoding amidohydrolase family protein: protein MTRAKHSPSRRRLLQAAAASLAMPAFAATHAIAKEETRSMTATSNYLPVRADWLASGAEAALEPDMPIVDAHHHFYDRPGWTYLLDEYLQDAQSGHDITASVFMQGLSHYRTSGPQELRPVGETEYVSGVTKSLQAGRPQVAKGIVGYADLRRGAAVRDVLEAHLQGGQGRFRGVRHLVTWDADPTLVNPLSAGPRGLLLDRDYRAGVAQLDALGLSYDAWLFFPQLPELFDLAKAYPNMPVIINHCGGIVRIASYEDRRKEVFDRWSRSMRELAQLPNVYVKVGGLGMRINGFDFENGERPPSSVQLVEAWKPWMQTCIETFGTGRCMFESNFPVDKGSYPYSNGWNAFKRLTAQATPDERAELFRGTVSKVYRLG, encoded by the coding sequence ATGACGCGCGCGAAGCATTCACCCAGTCGACGCCGGCTTTTGCAGGCGGCAGCCGCATCGCTCGCCATGCCTGCCTTTGCCGCCACACACGCCATTGCCAAAGAAGAGACGCGTTCCATGACTGCGACCAGCAACTATTTGCCCGTTCGAGCCGACTGGCTCGCTTCCGGCGCGGAAGCGGCGCTCGAGCCCGACATGCCGATCGTCGATGCGCATCACCACTTCTATGACCGTCCAGGGTGGACGTATCTGCTCGACGAGTATCTTCAGGACGCCCAGTCGGGGCACGACATCACGGCGTCGGTGTTCATGCAGGGGCTGAGCCATTACCGGACATCGGGGCCGCAGGAATTGCGGCCTGTCGGCGAGACGGAGTACGTGAGCGGGGTGACCAAGTCGCTGCAAGCGGGGCGGCCTCAGGTCGCGAAAGGCATCGTCGGTTATGCGGATCTGCGCCGCGGCGCGGCTGTGCGCGACGTGCTCGAAGCGCATCTGCAAGGCGGACAAGGCCGGTTCCGCGGCGTGCGGCATCTGGTGACCTGGGATGCGGACCCGACGCTGGTCAACCCACTTTCAGCGGGGCCGCGCGGATTGCTGCTCGACCGGGACTATCGCGCGGGCGTGGCGCAACTGGATGCGCTCGGCCTGTCCTACGATGCCTGGCTTTTCTTTCCGCAACTCCCCGAGTTGTTCGATCTCGCGAAGGCCTATCCCAACATGCCCGTCATCATCAATCACTGCGGCGGCATCGTGCGTATCGCAAGTTATGAAGACAGGCGCAAGGAAGTTTTCGACCGTTGGTCCCGCTCCATGCGTGAACTGGCGCAACTGCCCAACGTGTATGTGAAGGTCGGCGGGCTGGGGATGCGAATCAACGGATTCGATTTCGAGAATGGGGAAAGGCCACCGTCCTCGGTACAACTCGTGGAAGCCTGGAAACCGTGGATGCAGACCTGCATCGAGACGTTCGGCACCGGGCGCTGTATGTTCGAAAGCAATTTCCCGGTCGACAAGGGCTCGTACCCGTACAGCAACGGCTGGAATGCGTTCAAGCGCCTGACCGCGCAAGCGACCCCGGACGAGCGCGCGGAGCTGTTCCGGGGGACCGTAAGCAAGGTGTATCGCCTTGGCTGA
- a CDS encoding DUF302 domain-containing protein, with the protein MIHLRIAASRLALSTVAIAAISVSAFCASAMAATVEVSETKTIIDHVTVSSSRPYALVKQDLESRLGRLDDHIRTLLKQDKVDELRTALQKAAGNDGLVIHYIGLHGDWLVLKGQRRNGTEYFTGNILTATEMTSVNMAAGLYAPLRIMVYENAQSGTTIEYDKPSTQLSQFHSAQIDVQGRSLDDRLAKLCAAVLQ; encoded by the coding sequence GTGATTCACTTACGTATTGCCGCTTCACGACTTGCGTTGTCTACAGTTGCCATTGCTGCGATCAGCGTGAGCGCGTTCTGCGCGTCAGCGATGGCGGCGACCGTCGAGGTATCGGAAACAAAGACGATCATCGATCATGTGACCGTCTCGTCCAGCAGACCTTATGCGCTCGTCAAACAGGATCTGGAGAGCCGTCTTGGTCGACTCGACGATCATATCCGCACGCTGCTGAAGCAGGACAAGGTCGACGAATTGCGCACCGCCCTTCAGAAAGCCGCCGGCAACGACGGGCTCGTGATTCACTACATCGGGCTGCACGGGGACTGGCTCGTGTTGAAAGGACAGCGCAGGAACGGCACCGAGTATTTCACCGGCAACATTCTCACCGCGACTGAAATGACCAGCGTCAATATGGCGGCGGGACTGTATGCGCCCTTGCGCATCATGGTCTACGAGAATGCACAGAGTGGTACGACTATCGAGTACGATAAGCCGTCGACCCAACTCAGCCAGTTCCATAGCGCACAGATCGACGTTCAAGGCCGTTCACTCGACGATCGGCTGGCGAAGCTCTGTGCTGCGGTACTGCAATAG
- a CDS encoding NADP-dependent oxidoreductase, which yields MTVDTFKQIVLASRPDGQPTVDNFRLEQAKLPDTPPNGLLLRVLYLSLDPYMRGRMDARKSYAPAVEIDHKMVGEAVAEVIESRHPDYREGELVLAPTGWCDHAVIDGTGLRKVDPALSAPSARLGVLGMPGFTAYAGLMLIGKPKPGDTVMVAAASGPVGSLVGQLARLAGARAVGIAGGSEKCRYLLDELGFDAAIDHRAPDMAEQLAAACPDGIDVYFENVGGKIWQAVLPLLNRFARVPVCGLIAQYSGDRNNADGQLAATMRQILTKSLLVRGFINYEFADEHYPEFLRIVADGIGEGKIRHKEDIVDGLEKAPEAFLGMLEGRNFGKVIVRVASEL from the coding sequence ATGACCGTAGATACTTTCAAACAGATCGTTCTCGCCTCTCGTCCCGATGGACAGCCGACCGTCGACAATTTCCGTCTTGAGCAGGCCAAACTGCCGGACACGCCGCCGAATGGGCTGCTGCTTCGTGTTCTGTACCTGTCGCTCGACCCGTACATGCGAGGCCGGATGGATGCGCGCAAGTCGTATGCGCCGGCGGTCGAAATCGATCACAAGATGGTCGGGGAAGCCGTGGCCGAGGTGATCGAATCCAGACATCCCGACTATCGCGAAGGTGAACTCGTGCTCGCTCCAACCGGATGGTGCGACCATGCGGTGATCGACGGTACGGGATTGCGCAAGGTCGACCCCGCTCTCTCGGCACCGTCAGCCCGGCTCGGCGTGCTCGGCATGCCGGGATTCACCGCTTACGCCGGCCTCATGTTGATCGGCAAGCCCAAACCGGGCGACACCGTCATGGTTGCGGCGGCCAGCGGTCCCGTCGGCTCGCTCGTCGGACAGCTTGCGCGGCTAGCCGGGGCGCGGGCAGTTGGCATCGCCGGCGGTTCGGAGAAATGCCGCTACCTGCTGGACGAACTCGGCTTCGACGCCGCGATCGACCATCGCGCGCCTGACATGGCCGAACAGTTGGCTGCAGCTTGCCCGGATGGAATCGATGTGTACTTCGAGAACGTCGGCGGCAAGATATGGCAGGCAGTGCTGCCTCTGCTCAACCGCTTCGCGCGTGTGCCAGTGTGCGGTCTCATCGCGCAATACAGCGGCGATCGGAATAACGCCGACGGCCAGCTTGCGGCCACCATGCGCCAGATTCTGACAAAAAGCCTTCTGGTGCGAGGCTTCATCAACTACGAGTTTGCCGACGAACACTATCCCGAGTTTCTGCGTATCGTGGCTGACGGTATCGGCGAAGGAAAGATCCGTCACAAGGAAGATATCGTCGATGGCCTGGAGAAGGCGCCAGAGGCATTTCTCGGCATGCTGGAAGGACGCAACTTCGGCAAGGTGATTGTGCGGGTCGCGTCAGAGCTTTGA
- a CDS encoding DUF485 domain-containing protein produces the protein MQSMESINAEFERQNVTKVRSSGTSLVEKTQALAKFRNRFVWSLLYISLGIYFGLLIAVLEFPGAMSISVYGELNLGLLAVVVQFALTIATFWGYCAWAGRAYDPKAAELLRSASAQPDGDRHE, from the coding sequence ATGCAATCGATGGAATCAATCAACGCGGAATTCGAGAGGCAAAACGTGACGAAAGTCAGATCATCCGGCACGTCACTCGTCGAGAAGACGCAAGCGCTCGCAAAGTTCCGCAACCGCTTCGTGTGGTCATTGCTTTACATCTCACTGGGAATCTACTTTGGCCTGTTGATCGCAGTGCTGGAGTTTCCCGGCGCGATGTCCATCTCCGTCTATGGCGAACTCAACCTTGGACTGCTTGCGGTCGTCGTTCAGTTCGCGCTCACGATCGCGACCTTCTGGGGCTACTGCGCATGGGCCGGGCGAGCCTACGACCCGAAAGCGGCCGAACTGCTTCGCAGCGCGTCTGCACAACCGGATGGTGACCGACATGAGTAA
- a CDS encoding ATP-binding cassette domain-containing protein, protein MALPGENVAPDAPLALRGEQLVKRFGAVTALDGVSLKLGKGEILGVLGDNGAGKSTLVKILTGFHQQTGGTLYIDGQETMLRSVDHARSLGIECVYQDLALANSLSIYHNMFLNREIVRRGPFRLLDHKKMRERAAQCLDDIGVHVPSVDLPVERLSGGQRQAIAVARAVHSNAKILLLDEPLAAMGAREAGLIIDLLMRLKEKGGLSIIMIMHNYAQTLDIADRIMLMQRGRVTFEQKSALTSVSELMDIVRREYRAMRSAGAH, encoded by the coding sequence ATGGCCTTGCCTGGCGAGAACGTTGCGCCCGACGCGCCGCTTGCGCTGCGCGGCGAGCAGCTTGTGAAACGTTTCGGCGCAGTGACCGCGCTAGACGGCGTCTCGCTCAAGCTCGGCAAGGGCGAAATTCTCGGCGTACTCGGCGACAACGGCGCGGGCAAGTCGACGCTCGTCAAGATTCTCACGGGCTTTCACCAGCAAACGGGCGGCACGCTCTACATCGATGGTCAGGAAACGATGCTGCGTTCCGTCGATCACGCACGTTCGCTCGGCATCGAATGCGTGTATCAGGATCTCGCGCTCGCGAATTCGCTGAGCATTTACCACAACATGTTCCTGAACCGCGAGATCGTACGGCGCGGACCGTTCAGGCTGCTCGACCACAAGAAGATGCGCGAGCGCGCGGCCCAGTGTCTCGACGATATCGGCGTTCACGTGCCTTCCGTGGACTTGCCCGTGGAGAGGCTTTCTGGCGGTCAGCGGCAGGCCATCGCCGTGGCGCGCGCCGTGCATTCCAATGCGAAGATTCTTTTGCTCGACGAACCGCTCGCCGCAATGGGCGCACGTGAGGCAGGGCTCATCATCGATCTGCTGATGCGTCTGAAGGAAAAAGGCGGCCTGTCCATCATCATGATCATGCACAACTATGCGCAGACGCTCGATATCGCCGATCGCATCATGCTGATGCAGCGCGGACGCGTGACCTTCGAGCAAAAGAGCGCGCTGACTTCCGTGTCGGAGTTGATGGACATCGTGCGGCGGGAATACCGCGCCATGCGATCGGCCGGGGCGCATTGA
- a CDS encoding solute symporter family protein, which yields MSNLISHGGLRIIAFVGFIGLSLLLTGWSTRRSRGTSGFFVAGRNLSPAQNGLALAGDFMSAGSFLGVTGLVSLFGFDGIVYQVGFIAGWIMIMLIVAEPVRNCGKYTLSDVVALRLRSRAVRAATSGSSLIISLAYLLAQLVGAGALASLLLPIGANAAIVLIGVLMIAYVLFGGMVAATYVQIVKAVLVWTAGAVLVLLALAHFSFDVGALFTKARLSSLHPAQYFVPGGYFKDPLDTLSLTLALALGTAGLPHVMTRFYTVPSAVAARQSAKIGLIVMTSFAVMMIVLGFSATAIVGPAAILATHSSGNSAITLLATTLGGGAGSVGGELLLACVSAIAFATILAVVSGIMISSASTISHDIFGHLFSASRDKERRQVVIAKIATIVFGIAAMGLALLVKTFNVAFLVGLAFAIAASANLPVVLYSMYWRRFTDRGAVAAVLAGTLSSIGLVLLGPAVIGAKGIIFKDSTPPFWLSNPGLFSIPVGFIAGWIGSVTTRQHAGDGSFDAQQLRMLSGLGAEAASKH from the coding sequence ATGAGTAACCTGATCAGTCATGGCGGACTCAGAATCATCGCCTTCGTGGGCTTTATTGGACTCAGCCTCCTTCTGACCGGCTGGAGCACGCGCCGATCGCGCGGAACCTCCGGTTTCTTCGTGGCCGGACGCAATCTGTCGCCGGCTCAGAATGGCCTCGCGCTGGCGGGAGACTTCATGTCCGCGGGCTCGTTCCTCGGTGTGACGGGCCTCGTGTCCCTGTTCGGATTCGACGGCATCGTCTATCAGGTCGGCTTCATCGCCGGATGGATCATGATCATGCTGATCGTCGCGGAGCCGGTCAGAAACTGCGGCAAATACACGCTCTCCGATGTGGTCGCACTCCGCTTGCGCAGCCGCGCAGTGCGAGCGGCGACATCGGGTTCTTCATTGATCATTTCGTTAGCCTATCTGCTCGCGCAACTCGTCGGCGCGGGCGCGCTGGCGAGTCTGCTATTGCCGATCGGCGCCAACGCGGCCATCGTGCTGATCGGCGTACTCATGATCGCGTATGTGCTGTTCGGCGGAATGGTGGCCGCGACTTACGTGCAGATCGTCAAGGCTGTCCTCGTCTGGACTGCCGGCGCGGTGCTCGTGCTGCTTGCTCTCGCGCATTTCTCGTTCGACGTGGGCGCGCTATTCACCAAGGCACGCCTGTCATCGCTGCACCCCGCGCAGTACTTCGTGCCCGGCGGCTACTTCAAGGACCCGCTGGATACGCTGTCACTCACGCTCGCCCTGGCGTTGGGCACAGCGGGCCTGCCGCACGTCATGACCCGGTTCTACACGGTGCCGTCCGCCGTCGCGGCGAGACAGTCGGCGAAAATCGGCCTGATCGTGATGACGTCCTTTGCCGTCATGATGATCGTGCTCGGCTTTTCCGCCACCGCGATCGTGGGACCGGCGGCGATTCTCGCGACACACAGCTCCGGAAACAGCGCCATCACGCTGCTCGCCACGACACTCGGCGGCGGTGCGGGTTCTGTGGGCGGTGAACTTCTGCTCGCGTGCGTTTCGGCAATTGCCTTCGCAACCATTCTCGCCGTCGTCTCGGGCATCATGATCTCCTCGGCCTCGACCATCTCTCACGACATCTTTGGCCATCTCTTCTCGGCGTCGCGCGACAAGGAACGTCGGCAGGTCGTGATCGCGAAGATCGCCACGATAGTCTTCGGTATCGCCGCCATGGGACTCGCGCTGCTCGTAAAGACTTTCAATGTCGCGTTTCTCGTAGGACTCGCGTTCGCCATCGCGGCTAGCGCAAACTTGCCCGTGGTTCTCTACTCGATGTACTGGCGGCGCTTTACGGATCGAGGCGCCGTGGCCGCGGTACTCGCCGGCACCCTTTCGTCGATCGGCCTCGTGCTGCTGGGGCCCGCCGTGATCGGAGCGAAAGGCATCATCTTCAAGGATTCCACCCCGCCCTTCTGGCTCTCGAATCCCGGTCTGTTCAGCATTCCGGTGGGCTTTATCGCGGGCTGGATCGGATCGGTGACGACACGTCAGCACGCCGGCGACGGCTCCTTCGATGCGCAGCAACTTCGCATGCTAAGCGGCCTCGGAGCGGAAGCCGCATCAAAACACTGA
- the fahA gene encoding fumarylacetoacetase gives MQHTLNQTHDPAARSWVASANAQAGDFPIQNLPLSVVRRRNVDEAFRGAVAIGDQVVDIAAWASRARLDGIAGEAARACAQPVLNAFFSMGPSAWRALRHTLFAALHERAPSEDRAAIEACLIPQSEVEHSLPAQIGDYTDFYTSIHHATNISKLLGLNGVGANFKSIPIAYHGRVSSIGTSGQRFRRPAGQTMLPGEEAPIFSPSRKLDYELELGIYIGQGNAAGEPIELDQADSHVFGLCLLNDWSARDIQAWEMQPLGPFLAKNFATTISPWIVTMEALAPFRLPLPRPDADGKPLPYLDSDRNSTTGAIDIQLEVCMETSRHRAGNLPATQLSHTSFRHQYWSIAQMVAHHAVGGCNLRPGDLLGSGTISGPERSEAGALMELARNASEPVTLSTGEQRSYVEDGDAIILRGYCEKAGFARIGFGESRGEVLPAKR, from the coding sequence ATGCAACACACTCTGAATCAGACTCATGATCCCGCTGCACGCAGTTGGGTCGCGTCCGCGAATGCACAGGCAGGCGACTTCCCAATCCAGAACCTGCCGCTTTCGGTTGTCCGCAGAAGGAATGTCGACGAGGCGTTTCGGGGCGCGGTCGCCATCGGCGATCAGGTCGTCGACATCGCCGCGTGGGCGTCTCGTGCCCGTCTGGATGGAATCGCGGGCGAGGCCGCGCGGGCATGCGCACAGCCCGTGCTCAATGCGTTCTTCTCGATGGGTCCCTCCGCATGGCGTGCATTGCGCCACACGCTATTCGCTGCGCTTCACGAGCGCGCCCCTTCTGAAGATCGCGCCGCAATCGAGGCATGTCTGATCCCGCAATCGGAAGTGGAACACAGCCTGCCCGCGCAGATCGGCGACTACACGGATTTCTACACCTCGATTCATCACGCGACCAACATCAGCAAGCTACTCGGCTTGAATGGTGTCGGCGCCAACTTCAAGTCGATACCCATCGCCTACCACGGCCGGGTTTCAAGCATCGGAACAAGTGGTCAGCGGTTCCGACGCCCAGCCGGTCAAACCATGCTTCCGGGTGAAGAGGCCCCGATCTTCTCGCCTTCGCGCAAGCTGGATTACGAGCTCGAACTCGGCATTTACATCGGACAAGGCAATGCGGCCGGCGAGCCGATCGAACTGGATCAGGCCGATAGTCATGTATTCGGGCTATGTCTGCTCAACGACTGGTCCGCGCGCGATATTCAGGCGTGGGAGATGCAGCCATTAGGGCCGTTTCTGGCAAAGAACTTTGCCACCACGATCTCGCCGTGGATCGTGACCATGGAGGCACTGGCGCCCTTCAGGCTTCCCCTGCCGCGCCCGGACGCGGACGGCAAGCCACTGCCTTATCTGGATTCCGACCGAAACAGCACGACGGGCGCCATCGATATCCAACTGGAAGTCTGCATGGAGACTTCTCGCCATAGAGCCGGGAATCTCCCGGCGACGCAACTCTCACACACGAGCTTCAGGCATCAGTACTGGAGCATCGCGCAGATGGTCGCGCATCACGCCGTGGGCGGCTGCAATCTGCGTCCGGGAGACCTGCTTGGCAGCGGCACCATTTCAGGCCCGGAAAGATCGGAGGCAGGCGCGCTGATGGAACTTGCACGCAACGCAAGCGAGCCCGTCACGCTGAGTACGGGTGAACAGCGCAGCTACGTGGAGGATGGCGACGCCATCATTCTGCGCGGCTACTGCGAGAAAGCAGGCTTTGCACGAATCGGATTTGGCGAGAGCCGCGGCGAAGTTTTACCGGCAAAGCGCTAG